A single Desertibacillus haloalkaliphilus DNA region contains:
- a CDS encoding calcium/sodium antiporter, with the protein MVYLLLLLGFVLLIKGADYFVDGSANIATLLRVPPLLVGLTIVAFGTGAPEATVSMIAAFEGNADVTLGNVVGSNIINMALVVGVTAFIFPLKVESATIRKEIPFAFLASIVLLVLMSDQYLQETPENIITRSDGVIFLLFFAIFLYYVIEAARNSRDEELEEATSDQKELSWGKNILFSIGGLSAIIFGGYLVVENSTEIALRFGMSEALVGLTIVAIGSSLPELVIAVTAALKKQSEIALGNIVGSSIFNILFVLGATSLIMPLSVNFKIFFDVSAMLVLTVVLFIFSRTQCKVGKMEGLVLTLAYISYLVYIIIRN; encoded by the coding sequence ATGGTATATTTGTTATTATTGCTTGGGTTTGTATTATTAATAAAGGGTGCTGACTATTTTGTCGATGGGTCTGCTAATATTGCCACATTGCTGCGTGTACCACCACTCTTGGTAGGGCTTACTATCGTTGCTTTTGGTACAGGAGCCCCAGAGGCAACAGTGAGTATGATTGCGGCATTCGAAGGCAATGCGGATGTCACATTAGGGAATGTTGTTGGGAGTAATATCATCAATATGGCTTTGGTTGTTGGTGTCACTGCATTTATTTTCCCTTTAAAAGTCGAAAGTGCAACGATTAGAAAAGAAATTCCGTTTGCTTTTTTAGCAAGTATCGTTTTACTCGTATTAATGAGTGACCAATATTTGCAAGAGACACCTGAAAACATCATTACGAGAAGTGACGGGGTCATCTTTTTACTGTTTTTTGCTATCTTTTTATACTATGTAATCGAAGCTGCAAGAAACAGCCGTGATGAGGAATTAGAAGAAGCGACGAGCGATCAAAAGGAGTTAAGTTGGGGAAAGAATATTTTATTCTCAATAGGTGGTCTTTCTGCAATTATCTTCGGGGGGTATTTAGTAGTTGAAAACAGTACAGAAATTGCCCTTCGCTTTGGTATGAGTGAGGCATTAGTCGGTTTAACGATTGTTGCGATTGGGTCCTCGTTACCAGAGCTTGTTATAGCCGTTACTGCGGCTTTAAAAAAGCAAAGTGAAATTGCATTAGGTAATATCGTTGGGAGTTCAATATTTAATATTTTATTTGTTCTTGGGGCCACTTCATTGATCATGCCTCTTTCTGTAAATTTTAAAATATTTTTCGATGTCTCAGCGATGTTAGTATTGACCGTAGTATTGTTTATTTTCTCTAGAACGCAATGTAAAGTGGGTAAGATGGAAGGGTTGGTACTGACTCTCGCTTATATTTCATACCTTGTATATATAATTATAAGAAATTAA
- a CDS encoding Gfo/Idh/MocA family protein, translating to MIRFGVIGTNWITEKFIQAATEVEGFTLSAVYSRTDEQAKRFAAKFSVEATFTDLKSFVESDEIDAVYIASPNSFHAEQAILCMEHGKHVLCEKPMASNSKEVNDMIYTAKQNNVLLMEALKTTLLPNFKTIQENINRIGKIRRYVASYCQYSSRYDAYKEGKILNAFNPAFSNGSLMDIGVYCVYPLVVLFGKPDTVKANGIVLESGVDGEGSMTLKYSEKDAVISYSKITNSSLPSEIQGEKGNIIIDKIHTPEKVDIKFNDGSVEDITREQEKPSMYYEVKEFIDLIKNGELESQVNTYKNSLVASEIIEDARKQMGIVYPADR from the coding sequence ATGATCCGTTTTGGTGTAATTGGGACAAATTGGATAACAGAAAAATTTATACAAGCAGCAACTGAGGTAGAAGGGTTTACACTCTCAGCTGTTTATTCGCGAACGGATGAACAAGCAAAAAGATTTGCAGCGAAGTTTAGTGTAGAAGCTACTTTTACAGACCTTAAGAGCTTCGTAGAAAGTGATGAGATTGATGCTGTTTACATCGCAAGTCCAAACTCTTTTCATGCAGAGCAGGCGATCCTGTGTATGGAACACGGTAAACATGTTCTTTGTGAAAAACCGATGGCTTCAAATAGTAAGGAAGTCAACGATATGATTTATACGGCTAAACAAAACAATGTCTTATTAATGGAAGCTCTAAAAACAACGTTACTTCCTAATTTCAAAACCATTCAAGAGAATATAAATAGGATCGGCAAAATCCGTCGTTATGTTGCAAGTTATTGCCAATACTCTTCCCGTTACGATGCGTATAAAGAAGGAAAAATTTTAAATGCATTTAATCCAGCCTTTTCCAATGGTTCTTTAATGGACATTGGTGTCTATTGCGTCTATCCACTTGTCGTGCTCTTCGGCAAGCCAGATACAGTAAAAGCGAATGGAATTGTTCTCGAATCTGGAGTGGATGGAGAAGGAAGTATGACATTAAAATACAGTGAGAAGGACGCAGTTATTAGCTATTCTAAAATTACGAATTCGTCCTTACCATCGGAAATTCAAGGAGAAAAGGGAAACATTATTATTGATAAGATCCATACTCCGGAAAAAGTTGATATCAAATTTAACGATGGAAGTGTAGAGGATATCACAAGAGAGCAAGAAAAGCCGTCTATGTATTATGAAGTGAAAGAGTTTATTGATTTGATTAAAAATGGTGAGCTAGAATCGCAGGTCAATACCTACAAGAACTCATTGGTAGCATCAGAAATTATTGAAGACGCCCGCAAGCAAATGGGAATTGTGTATCCAGCGGATCGATAA
- a CDS encoding DMT family transporter yields MSWLFMILAIVFEVAGTISMKFSSGFTKLYPVMMTLICYLLSLAFFALALKKIDISIAYAMWSGLGIVLITVVGVYWFEESASILKLISILFIIIGVIGLNLSKV; encoded by the coding sequence ATGAGCTGGTTATTTATGATCTTAGCAATCGTTTTTGAGGTTGCAGGTACAATATCGATGAAGTTTTCTAGTGGATTTACAAAACTGTATCCAGTTATGATGACACTTATCTGTTATTTGCTTAGTCTTGCATTCTTTGCGTTAGCTTTAAAAAAGATTGATATTAGTATCGCTTATGCGATGTGGTCGGGATTGGGTATTGTTCTAATAACGGTCGTTGGGGTATATTGGTTTGAAGAATCGGCAAGTATTTTAAAGCTTATTTCTATCCTATTTATTATCATAGGAGTTATAGGTCTCAATCTAAGTAAAGTCTAG
- a CDS encoding glycine betaine ABC transporter substrate-binding protein: MKMKFLVASLAFALLSVLLIGCGTEETSGNDTDSETEKGTITVGVTPWSSTVPPTNIAKLLLEDLGYTVELQSADAGAVYTGMSRGDIDVFMDAWLPDMHGHFMERYGDDIDQTALSYPDGELGWVVPSYVEGIDSIDDLKGNEEMFDGKVYGIEEGGGMTITSREMIEELGFDLEYVSSSEAGMLSQAMREIGQEEPVLFLGWRPHTMFVNWDIKVLEGQEEYFPTSEIHVLTNINFQDTAPAAYEFLSNWSMPVEEIEKMIAEIEDGADEVEVAREWIENNQQHVSEMLGE, translated from the coding sequence ATGAAAATGAAGTTTCTAGTTGCAAGTCTGGCTTTTGCATTACTATCAGTGCTGCTTATTGGATGTGGCACTGAAGAAACGAGTGGAAACGATACGGATAGTGAAACTGAAAAAGGTACAATAACCGTTGGAGTTACTCCATGGTCAAGTACAGTGCCACCAACTAATATCGCTAAGCTTCTACTTGAAGATCTTGGGTATACTGTAGAGCTTCAAAGTGCGGATGCGGGTGCGGTCTATACAGGAATGTCAAGAGGTGATATTGACGTATTTATGGATGCGTGGTTGCCAGATATGCATGGACATTTCATGGAGAGATATGGAGACGACATTGATCAAACAGCCCTTAGTTATCCAGATGGAGAATTAGGTTGGGTTGTGCCTTCATATGTTGAAGGAATTGACTCAATTGATGATCTTAAAGGCAATGAAGAGATGTTTGATGGCAAGGTCTATGGTATTGAAGAAGGTGGTGGGATGACGATCACTTCAAGAGAAATGATCGAAGAGCTTGGTTTTGATCTTGAATATGTATCATCAAGTGAAGCAGGGATGTTGTCCCAAGCGATGCGAGAGATTGGCCAAGAAGAACCTGTATTATTCTTAGGTTGGCGTCCACATACGATGTTTGTTAATTGGGATATTAAGGTACTTGAAGGCCAAGAAGAGTATTTCCCGACTTCAGAGATCCACGTATTAACGAATATTAATTTTCAAGACACAGCGCCAGCAGCGTATGAATTCTTAAGCAATTGGAGCATGCCGGTTGAGGAAATTGAAAAGATGATTGCTGAAATTGAAGATGGCGCTGATGAAGTTGAAGTCGCGAGAGAATGGATTGAAAATAATCAGCAACATGTCAGTGAAATGTTAGGTGAATAA
- a CDS encoding ABC transporter permease, translating to MNYFHLPLEDWTNRFVDEWLIPVLGPFFDFISVVIGAIINGISSALTWVQPEIIALIIVFIAWRTAGKGIALFSFIGLLFIGSVGLWDAAMETLTIVIVATAFSIVIGVPIGIWSAKSDIGETIVRPVLDFMQTLPSFVYLIPAILLFGLGGVPAVISTFVFATPPCVRLANLGIRQVPEDVVEAAKAFGSTSWQILTKVQLPLAVPTIMAGVNQTIMLALSMAVIASMIGAPGLGSTVLAGISSVNVGLGLVGGLGIVVLAIVLDRITQGLGEQKHS from the coding sequence GTGAATTATTTTCATCTTCCATTAGAGGATTGGACAAATCGCTTTGTTGATGAATGGTTAATTCCAGTACTTGGCCCTTTCTTTGATTTTATTAGTGTTGTAATTGGGGCTATCATCAATGGGATTTCCTCTGCGCTAACATGGGTCCAACCCGAAATTATCGCTTTAATCATTGTTTTCATTGCTTGGCGAACAGCAGGAAAAGGGATTGCTTTATTTAGTTTCATAGGTTTACTGTTTATTGGTTCAGTTGGTCTATGGGATGCAGCGATGGAAACGTTAACGATTGTCATCGTTGCAACCGCATTTTCGATTGTAATTGGGGTTCCCATTGGGATATGGAGTGCAAAATCTGATATTGGTGAGACAATCGTCCGACCAGTTTTAGATTTTATGCAAACTCTTCCTAGCTTTGTATATTTGATTCCAGCCATTTTATTATTTGGTTTAGGCGGGGTCCCAGCAGTGATTTCAACGTTTGTATTTGCGACACCACCGTGTGTACGTTTAGCAAACTTGGGTATTAGACAAGTCCCTGAAGATGTCGTTGAAGCGGCGAAGGCTTTCGGATCGACATCATGGCAAATCTTAACGAAAGTTCAGCTGCCACTAGCTGTTCCAACAATTATGGCTGGTGTTAACCAAACGATCATGCTTGCATTATCGATGGCAGTGATTGCTTCGATGATCGGTGCACCAGGACTCGGTTCAACGGTGTTGGCAGGGATCTCTAGTGTCAATGTTGGTCTTGGTCTTGTAGGTGGTCTTGGTATTGTTGTATTAGCGATTGTACTAGACCGAATTACACAAGGGTTAGGTGAACAAAAACATAGTTAA
- a CDS encoding quaternary amine ABC transporter ATP-binding protein translates to MNKIEANDVFKIFGSNPKEGLKRVKEGQGKQEILKETGMTVGVNNASFSVKAGEFFVIMGLSGSGKSTLIRLVNRLIDPTAGEILIDGEDLTKMDKTELMQVRRKKLGMVFQRFALFQHRTILKNVEYGLEVQDFPKKEREERARKAIKDVGLSGYEESYPDQLSGGMQQRVGLARALANETDILLMDEAFSALDPLIRKDMQDELLQLQRNLNKTILFITHDLDEALKLGDRIAMMKDGEIVQIGTAEEIMSNPANDYVSTFVQDVDRSKVLLASNVMKKPDVLTTVKEGPHVAVRRMEEKGISSIFVVDKDQMLKGLLTIDEAVQGVKEKLPVEDLLVGTYPTTSPETPLHELIGVAAEAKYPIAVVEDGKLLGIIVRVSILSGLALGKEADEEVIIA, encoded by the coding sequence ATGAATAAAATCGAAGCAAATGACGTATTTAAAATCTTTGGTTCGAATCCAAAAGAAGGTTTAAAACGTGTGAAAGAAGGACAAGGAAAACAAGAAATTCTTAAAGAAACAGGAATGACTGTAGGGGTGAACAATGCAAGCTTCTCTGTAAAAGCAGGTGAGTTCTTTGTGATTATGGGGTTATCTGGGAGTGGAAAGTCAACCCTTATCCGCTTAGTTAATCGTTTGATTGACCCTACAGCTGGTGAGATTCTCATCGATGGTGAAGACCTTACTAAAATGGATAAAACCGAACTAATGCAAGTTCGTCGTAAAAAGTTAGGTATGGTATTTCAACGCTTTGCACTCTTTCAACACCGAACGATTTTGAAGAATGTTGAATATGGTCTAGAGGTTCAAGATTTTCCTAAAAAGGAAAGGGAGGAAAGAGCTAGAAAGGCGATCAAAGATGTTGGCTTAAGTGGATATGAGGAGAGTTATCCTGATCAACTAAGTGGTGGTATGCAACAGCGTGTTGGATTAGCGAGAGCCCTAGCAAATGAAACAGACATCTTATTAATGGATGAGGCGTTTAGCGCGTTAGATCCATTAATTCGTAAAGATATGCAAGATGAGCTTCTTCAACTTCAGAGGAATCTAAATAAAACCATTCTATTCATCACACATGATCTAGATGAAGCACTTAAATTAGGAGATCGGATTGCGATGATGAAAGACGGTGAAATTGTTCAAATTGGTACTGCTGAAGAGATTATGTCGAACCCAGCCAATGATTACGTGTCTACTTTTGTTCAGGATGTGGACCGTTCTAAAGTCTTACTTGCCTCTAATGTCATGAAAAAGCCTGATGTTCTGACAACGGTCAAAGAGGGACCACATGTGGCGGTGAGGCGAATGGAGGAAAAGGGCATATCCAGTATTTTTGTTGTCGATAAAGATCAAATGTTAAAAGGATTGTTAACGATTGATGAGGCAGTGCAAGGAGTGAAGGAAAAGCTACCTGTAGAAGATTTGCTTGTCGGCACTTATCCGACAACATCACCTGAAACGCCATTACATGAGTTGATAGGCGTCGCAGCTGAAGCAAAATATCCAATTGCTGTAGTTGAGGATGGAAAGTTACTTGGGATCATTGTGAGAGTCTCGATTTTATCAGGATTAGCCTTAGGGAAAGAAGCTGATGAGGAGGTGATCATAGCGTGA